A single window of Arcobacter venerupis DNA harbors:
- a CDS encoding AAA family ATPase, whose amino-acid sequence MNNLIQNIKNEMKKVIVGQEELIDSLLIGLIANGHILVEGVPGLAKTTAINALAQALGIEFKRIQFTPDLLPSDITGTEIYNPKSGEFSIKKGPAFTNLLLADEINRAPAKVQAALLEVMQERQITISDTTFKSPSPFLVMATENPVEQEGTYRLPEAQLDRFMMKVLVGYNTFDEEMEIVNRVAIKGFEQIQVVASVDDIINMKESLKEIHVDTAVKNYMTKLIFSTRDPKDYDLHEIAEYIEFGASPRASIDLYKASIATALIRGKDYVTPLDISYVLKGVLRHRLILNFKARANGITTDYIIEKIIQKIKTP is encoded by the coding sequence ATGAACAACCTAATACAAAATATCAAAAATGAAATGAAAAAAGTTATTGTTGGTCAAGAGGAGTTAATTGACTCTTTATTAATTGGTCTTATTGCAAATGGACACATTTTAGTTGAAGGTGTTCCAGGCCTTGCAAAAACAACTGCAATTAATGCCCTTGCCCAAGCTTTAGGAATAGAGTTTAAAAGAATACAATTTACTCCTGATTTACTTCCAAGTGATATAACTGGAACTGAAATTTATAATCCAAAAAGTGGGGAATTTTCTATCAAAAAAGGACCTGCATTTACAAATCTACTTCTTGCAGATGAAATAAATAGAGCACCTGCAAAAGTTCAAGCAGCACTTTTAGAAGTAATGCAAGAGAGACAAATCACTATTTCAGATACAACTTTTAAATCTCCAAGTCCATTTTTAGTAATGGCAACAGAAAATCCAGTTGAACAAGAAGGAACTTATAGACTTCCTGAAGCGCAACTTGATAGATTTATGATGAAAGTTTTAGTGGGATACAACACTTTTGATGAAGAGATGGAAATCGTAAATAGAGTTGCAATTAAAGGATTTGAACAAATTCAAGTTGTTGCAAGCGTTGATGATATTATAAATATGAAAGAGTCATTAAAGGAAATACATGTTGATACTGCTGTAAAAAATTATATGACAAAACTAATTTTTTCAACAAGAGATCCCAAAGATTATGATTTACATGAAATTGCTGAATATATAGAGTTTGGAGCAAGTCCAAGAGCTTCTATTGATTTATATAAAGCAAGTATCGCAACTGCTTTGATAAGAGGAAAAGATTATGTAACTCCTTTAGATATCTCTTATGTTTTAAAAGGTGTATTAAGACATAGATTAATTCTTAACTTTAAAGCCAGAGCAAATGGAATTACAACTGATTATATTATTGAAAAAATTATCCAAAAAATAAAAACTCCTTAA
- a CDS encoding ATP-dependent Clp protease adaptor ClpS, with the protein MSNEIEIELDDELDLQEPKKYKVFLLNDDFSTMDFVIDVLVKVFRKSVDEASVIMMNIHHKGKELCGTYTYEIASTKVAQVKTMAREKGFPLKAIMEEE; encoded by the coding sequence GTGAGTAATGAAATAGAAATTGAATTAGATGATGAGTTAGATTTACAAGAGCCAAAAAAATATAAAGTTTTTTTATTAAATGATGATTTCTCGACAATGGATTTTGTAATTGATGTTTTAGTAAAAGTATTTAGAAAATCAGTTGATGAAGCTTCAGTTATAATGATGAATATTCACCACAAGGGAAAAGAACTATGTGGGACTTATACATATGAAATTGCTTCAACAAAAGTTGCTCAAGTTAAAACAATGGCAAGAGAAAAGGGTTTTCCTTTAAAAGCTATAATGGAAGAAGAATAA
- the clpA gene encoding ATP-dependent Clp protease ATP-binding subunit ClpA has product MISKELRSIFTQAVGYAKSSKHEYLTLEHIFLMLIHDQTIENLFIDLGVDTNQLFSDVKKYIDENTPRLPINVIDEPMETISLTSTIEYMVAHVQTSGKSNANVEDMFVAILKDEKSYATYLLKKLGIQRVDILEEISHKETDEDNINEDDNDIDNKVLDKNSTELVSVAKKGEIDPVIGRETEISRVIEILSRRKKNNPILVGEPGVGKTAIAEGLALEIAQERVPEFLLKAKVFSLDMGSMIAGTKYRGDFEKKLKSLLKEVAKIPNAILFIDEIHTIVGAGSVGGSAMDASNILKPMLANGKLRCVGATTFSEYRNDFSKDKALSRRFAKVDVNEPSIEDSITILEGLKSKYEEYHGVKYSKSAIISAVELSKKYITDRFLPDCAIDVIDEVGASKKILLASDLKTKSEKNITITSKDVETTIAKMAHIPERSATKSDLTLLKSLEKNMQKRVFGQDSAITTIVQSIKRNKAGLGLDKKPIGSFLFTGPTGVGKTEVAKELSAQLGIHFERFDMSEYMEAHTISRLIGAPAGYVGFEQGGLLTEAIRKHPHTVLLLDEIEKAHPDLMSILLQVMDNAELTDNSGNKADFQNVVLIMTSNLGATEANVMGFAKNEKLNENKAINKFFAPEFRNRLDAVVTFDSLSIDIVTKVAGKFIEDLEKQLVDKKIKIEISAKAKKELATLGYDRAMGARPLNRVISDKIKNPLTDEILFGKLKKGGLVKIDFEKEFIFEFIAL; this is encoded by the coding sequence ATGATTAGCAAAGAATTAAGAAGCATTTTTACACAAGCTGTAGGATATGCAAAAAGTAGTAAACATGAATATCTAACATTAGAACATATTTTTTTAATGTTAATTCATGACCAAACAATAGAAAATTTATTTATAGATTTAGGTGTTGATACAAATCAATTATTTAGTGATGTAAAAAAATATATTGATGAAAATACACCAAGACTGCCAATTAATGTAATAGATGAACCAATGGAAACCATCTCTTTAACATCAACAATAGAATATATGGTAGCACATGTTCAAACAAGTGGAAAATCAAATGCAAATGTAGAAGATATGTTTGTCGCAATTTTAAAAGATGAAAAATCTTATGCTACATATTTATTAAAAAAGTTAGGAATTCAAAGAGTTGATATTTTAGAAGAAATTTCTCATAAAGAAACAGATGAAGATAATATAAATGAAGATGACAATGATATTGATAATAAAGTTTTAGATAAAAATTCAACAGAATTAGTATCTGTTGCAAAAAAAGGTGAAATTGATCCAGTTATTGGAAGAGAAACAGAGATTTCAAGGGTAATTGAAATTTTAAGTCGAAGAAAGAAAAATAATCCTATTTTAGTTGGTGAACCAGGAGTTGGTAAAACTGCAATTGCAGAAGGTTTAGCTTTAGAAATAGCACAAGAAAGAGTTCCAGAATTTTTATTAAAAGCAAAAGTTTTCTCACTTGATATGGGTTCAATGATTGCAGGAACAAAATATAGAGGTGATTTTGAGAAAAAATTAAAATCACTTTTAAAAGAAGTAGCAAAAATACCAAATGCGATTTTATTTATTGATGAAATTCACACAATTGTAGGAGCTGGAAGTGTTGGTGGAAGTGCCATGGATGCTTCAAATATCTTAAAACCAATGTTAGCTAATGGAAAATTAAGATGTGTAGGAGCTACAACTTTTAGTGAATATAGAAATGATTTTTCAAAAGATAAAGCATTAAGTAGAAGATTTGCAAAAGTAGATGTGAATGAACCATCAATTGAAGATTCGATTACTATTTTAGAAGGTTTAAAATCAAAATATGAAGAGTATCATGGTGTTAAATATTCAAAAAGTGCAATAATAAGTGCCGTTGAATTAAGTAAAAAATATATTACAGATAGATTTTTACCAGATTGTGCGATTGATGTAATTGATGAGGTTGGAGCTTCTAAAAAGATATTATTAGCAAGTGATTTAAAAACAAAATCTGAAAAAAATATAACAATAACTTCAAAAGATGTTGAAACTACAATTGCTAAAATGGCACATATTCCAGAGCGAAGTGCAACAAAATCTGATTTAACTCTATTAAAATCGTTAGAAAAAAATATGCAAAAAAGAGTTTTTGGACAAGATAGTGCAATTACAACTATTGTTCAATCAATAAAAAGAAATAAAGCTGGTCTTGGACTTGATAAAAAACCAATTGGAAGCTTCTTATTTACAGGACCAACAGGAGTTGGAAAAACAGAAGTTGCCAAAGAGTTATCAGCTCAACTTGGAATTCATTTTGAAAGATTTGATATGAGTGAATATATGGAAGCTCATACAATCTCAAGACTGATTGGAGCACCAGCTGGTTATGTAGGATTTGAACAAGGTGGACTTTTAACTGAAGCCATCAGAAAACATCCTCATACAGTACTTTTACTTGATGAGATTGAAAAAGCACATCCTGATTTAATGTCAATTTTACTTCAAGTTATGGATAATGCTGAATTAACTGATAATAGTGGTAATAAAGCTGATTTCCAAAATGTTGTTTTAATAATGACTTCAAATTTAGGAGCAACAGAAGCAAATGTAATGGGATTTGCAAAAAATGAAAAACTAAATGAAAACAAAGCTATAAATAAATTTTTTGCACCAGAGTTTAGAAATAGACTTGATGCGGTTGTTACTTTTGATTCGTTAAGTATTGATATTGTTACTAAAGTTGCAGGTAAATTTATAGAAGATTTAGAAAAACAATTAGTAGATAAAAAAATCAAAATTGAAATAAGTGCAAAAGCGAAAAAAGAACTAGCTACTTTAGGTTATGATAGAGCAATGGGCGCACGGCCACTTAATAGAGTAATCTCAGATAAAATTAAAAATCCATTAACAGATGAAATTTTATTTGGTAAGTTAAAAAAGGGTGGTTTGGTAAAAATAGATTTCGAAAAAGAGTTTATTTTTGAATTTATAGCTTTGTAA
- the bcp gene encoding thioredoxin-dependent thiol peroxidase, translating into MLKVGDIAPSFCAPNQDDVEICSRDLAGKWIVLYFYPKDLTPGCTTEACDFTDNHSSFDDLDAVILGVSADDTLKHRKFIDKYDLTITLLSDVSKKMCEDYGVWQLKQFMGKEFMGVVRSTFIINPEGKIAAIWDKVSVRKKKSVKGEKIEILHVDEVKAKLHELQSI; encoded by the coding sequence ATGTTAAAAGTTGGAGATATAGCACCTAGTTTTTGTGCACCAAATCAAGATGATGTTGAAATTTGTTCAAGAGACTTAGCAGGAAAATGGATAGTTTTATACTTTTACCCAAAAGATTTAACACCAGGTTGTACTACTGAGGCTTGTGATTTTACAGATAATCACTCATCTTTTGATGATTTAGATGCAGTTATTTTAGGTGTTAGTGCTGATGATACACTAAAACATAGAAAATTTATTGATAAATATGATTTAACAATTACTCTTTTATCTGATGTTAGCAAAAAAATGTGCGAAGATTATGGAGTTTGGCAATTAAAACAATTTATGGGTAAAGAGTTTATGGGAGTTGTTAGAAGCACATTTATCATAAATCCTGAAGGGAAAATTGCAGCTATTTGGGATAAAGTAAGTGTTAGAAAGAAAAAAAGTGTAAAAGGTGAAAAAATAGAGATTTTACACGTAGATGAAGTTAAAGCTAAACTTCATGAATTACAATCAATTTAA
- a CDS encoding FAD-linked oxidase C-terminal domain-containing protein: protein MIDKKHLDYITSVVGEENIKSDKAHLIAFCYDATRTRFEPDAVVFPRHEQDVSDILKYCNEHQIIIVPRGAGSGFTGGALPASGGIILSLERHMNKLLEIDMENMVGVVQPGLINMQFQKAVEEVGLFYPPDPASEEYSTLGGNVSENAGGMRAAKYGITKDYVMALRAVLPNGDIIVAGKRTIKDVAGYNTAGILIASEGTLAVITEITLKLIPKPKFKQTYMGVFPSVDSAMTAVFKSLAAGANPVAMEFLDALVIKALKQKFPQVSLPDNAGGILVGDVDASSMAEIDSQLQTLKESFAANGSTEFIIAKDEEEGKKLWFARRNASPATMIYGTKKLNEDISVPRSKLPVALDGIYKIGEKYGFQVPCFGHAGDGNIHVNVMVKDKTNEKEMEDGHKAIEEIFQYVVDLGGTLSGEHGIGTSKAPFMHIAFTEAEMNLFRNIKKAFDPNNILNPFKMGL, encoded by the coding sequence ATGATTGACAAAAAACATTTAGATTATATTACTTCAGTTGTTGGTGAAGAAAATATAAAAAGTGACAAAGCACATTTAATTGCATTTTGTTACGATGCAACAAGAACAAGATTCGAACCAGATGCTGTTGTATTTCCACGACATGAACAAGATGTATCTGATATTTTAAAATATTGTAATGAACATCAAATCATAATTGTGCCACGTGGTGCAGGTTCTGGATTTACAGGTGGAGCATTACCTGCAAGTGGAGGGATTATTCTAAGTCTTGAACGACATATGAATAAACTACTTGAAATTGATATGGAAAATATGGTTGGAGTTGTTCAACCAGGACTTATCAATATGCAATTTCAAAAAGCAGTTGAAGAAGTAGGACTTTTTTATCCTCCAGATCCAGCAAGTGAAGAGTACTCAACACTTGGAGGAAATGTAAGTGAAAATGCAGGTGGTATGAGAGCTGCAAAATATGGTATTACAAAAGATTATGTAATGGCTTTAAGAGCTGTTTTACCAAATGGAGATATTATTGTTGCAGGAAAAAGAACTATTAAAGATGTTGCTGGTTATAACACAGCTGGAATTTTAATAGCAAGTGAAGGAACTCTTGCTGTTATCACAGAAATTACTTTAAAATTAATTCCAAAACCAAAGTTCAAACAAACATACATGGGAGTTTTTCCAAGCGTTGATAGTGCAATGACAGCTGTATTTAAATCACTCGCAGCTGGAGCAAATCCAGTTGCTATGGAATTTTTAGATGCCCTTGTAATTAAAGCATTAAAACAAAAATTTCCACAAGTTTCACTTCCTGATAATGCAGGTGGAATTTTAGTTGGTGATGTTGATGCTAGTTCAATGGCAGAAATTGATTCACAGCTTCAAACGCTAAAAGAATCATTTGCTGCAAATGGTTCAACTGAATTTATAATTGCTAAAGATGAAGAAGAAGGTAAAAAACTTTGGTTTGCTAGACGAAATGCAAGTCCAGCAACTATGATTTATGGAACTAAAAAATTAAATGAAGATATTTCCGTTCCAAGATCTAAACTTCCAGTTGCCCTTGATGGGATTTATAAAATTGGTGAAAAATATGGCTTCCAAGTTCCTTGTTTTGGTCATGCAGGAGATGGAAATATCCATGTTAATGTAATGGTAAAAGATAAAACAAATGAAAAAGAGATGGAAGACGGACACAAAGCCATCGAAGAGATTTTTCAATATGTTGTTGATTTAGGTGGAACTTTAAGTGGTGAGCATGGAATAGGTACATCAAAAGCTCCATTTATGCATATTGCATTTACAGAAGCTGAAATGAACCTATTTAGAAATATCAAAAAAGCATTTGATCCAAATAATATTTTAAATCCATTTAAAATGGGTTTATAA
- a CDS encoding vWA domain-containing protein — MNFLNYTFEYPYAFLILILFFVCLKFCKTKGISFYFPNIALLEKASKSSMLLINSLKFLTVLFLVIALSSPIKEDDVNIKNDEGYEISLILDASGSMIEANKFGIVKDIVTDFVDKREHDRLGLSIFADFAYVAIPLTYDKNSIKRLLSKIEVGIAGRQRTALNEALFLSSNLFKTSKSKNKIAILLTDGIDNTNTIPLDVAISTAKKYGIKVYTIGVGTPGDFNPAVLQEIANQTDAKYFYADTIQGLKDIYSTINKLEKSEIKAEKYVKKTYFYQYFLALAMLFFMAYFYMSNKE; from the coding sequence ATGAATTTTTTAAACTATACATTTGAATATCCTTATGCTTTTTTAATATTAATACTCTTTTTTGTATGTTTAAAATTTTGCAAAACAAAAGGTATCTCTTTTTATTTTCCTAATATTGCCTTGTTAGAAAAAGCCTCAAAAAGTTCAATGCTTTTAATAAATAGCTTAAAGTTTTTAACTGTTTTATTTTTAGTTATAGCTTTGAGTTCACCAATTAAAGAGGATGATGTAAATATTAAAAATGATGAAGGTTATGAAATATCACTTATATTGGATGCCAGTGGTTCAATGATAGAAGCAAATAAATTTGGCATTGTAAAAGATATAGTGACAGATTTTGTTGATAAAAGAGAACATGACCGTTTGGGTTTAAGTATTTTTGCAGATTTTGCATATGTGGCAATTCCTTTGACTTATGATAAAAATAGTATAAAAAGATTATTAAGTAAAATAGAAGTGGGAATTGCAGGACGACAAAGAACAGCTTTAAATGAAGCTCTATTTTTAAGTTCAAATCTCTTTAAAACAAGCAAATCAAAAAACAAGATTGCCATACTTTTAACTGATGGAATAGATAATACAAATACAATTCCTTTAGATGTGGCAATATCTACAGCCAAAAAATATGGAATAAAAGTTTATACAATTGGAGTTGGAACTCCTGGAGATTTTAATCCAGCAGTACTGCAAGAAATTGCAAATCAAACAGATGCAAAATACTTTTATGCTGACACAATTCAAGGTTTAAAAGATATATATTCAACAATTAATAAATTAGAAAAAAGTGAAATAAAAGCTGAAAAATATGTGAAAAAAACATATTTCTATCAATACTTTTTAGCTTTAGCAATGCTATTTTTCATGGCATATTTTTATATGTCAAATAAGGAGTAA
- a CDS encoding c-type cytochrome has product MKKLLLGSAVAVALLTGCGDEKKESNQTSSTVQEIKKDEVTPVVKEEQPTTAVQDTTQAVEKVSNEVKENSEKVVETVKDVTSKVEESTEKMEEPKDTVTTITETKENIVIAPEKVEGEIKEVTEQTATTDVSSIDASTLFTTCASCHGQKAEKSALGKSQVIAGWDKQRIIDSLHGYKDGSYGGVMKNIMTGQVSNKTDAEIEALADLISKM; this is encoded by the coding sequence ATGAAAAAACTTTTATTAGGTTCAGCTGTAGCAGTTGCATTATTAACAGGCTGTGGAGACGAGAAAAAAGAGTCTAATCAAACTAGTTCAACTGTACAAGAAATTAAAAAAGATGAAGTTACACCTGTAGTGAAAGAAGAACAACCAACAACTGCTGTTCAAGATACAACTCAAGCTGTAGAGAAAGTTTCTAATGAAGTTAAAGAAAATAGTGAAAAAGTAGTTGAAACAGTAAAAGACGTAACTTCTAAAGTTGAAGAATCAACTGAAAAAATGGAAGAACCAAAAGATACAGTTACTACAATTACAGAAACAAAAGAAAATATTGTAATTGCACCAGAAAAAGTTGAAGGTGAGATTAAAGAAGTGACAGAACAAACAGCTACAACTGATGTATCATCAATTGATGCATCAACTTTATTTACAACATGTGCATCTTGTCATGGACAAAAAGCAGAAAAATCAGCTTTAGGAAAATCACAAGTGATTGCAGGTTGGGATAAACAAAGAATTATTGATTCATTGCATGGTTATAAAGATGGTAGTTATGGTGGAGTTATGAAAAATATCATGACAGGACAAGTTAGTAATAAAACAGATGCTGAAATTGAAGCATTGGCAGACCTTATCTCAAAAATGTAA
- the cmoA gene encoding carboxy-S-adenosyl-L-methionine synthase CmoA: MIDKVFNKSITKQFEFDEEVASVFDDMLNRSVPFYKEMQRLSIDFACNFLSENDKVYDLGCSTASTLIELSKHCSHNLKLIGIDNSSAMLSRAAKKAKAFGVEIDLINADLHDVNYENAKLILSNYTLQFIRPLQREKLVKKIYDSLEDKGIFIFSEKVISSNSTLNKQSIDEYYEFKKTQGYSEFEISQKREALENVLIPYTEEENKKMILDAGFSHCETIFKWVNFATFIAIKK; this comes from the coding sequence ATGATAGATAAAGTATTTAATAAATCAATAACCAAACAGTTTGAATTTGATGAAGAAGTAGCATCAGTATTTGACGATATGTTAAACAGATCAGTTCCTTTTTACAAAGAGATGCAAAGGTTATCAATAGATTTTGCTTGCAATTTTTTAAGTGAAAATGACAAAGTTTATGACTTAGGATGTTCAACAGCTTCAACTTTGATTGAACTTAGTAAACATTGCAGTCATAATTTAAAGTTAATTGGTATTGATAACTCAAGTGCCATGTTAAGTCGTGCAGCAAAAAAAGCAAAAGCTTTTGGGGTTGAAATAGATCTTATAAATGCTGATTTACATGATGTAAACTATGAAAATGCAAAACTAATTCTTTCAAACTACACTTTACAATTTATCAGACCACTTCAAAGAGAAAAATTAGTAAAAAAAATATATGATTCACTAGAAGACAAAGGAATTTTTATCTTTAGTGAAAAAGTTATCTCTTCAAATTCAACACTAAATAAACAATCTATTGATGAATATTATGAGTTCAAAAAAACTCAAGGTTATAGTGAATTTGAAATATCGCAAAAAAGAGAAGCTTTGGAAAATGTACTAATTCCATATACAGAAGAAGAAAATAAAAAAATGATATTAGATGCTGGATTTAGCCATTGTGAAACTATTTTCAAATGGGTTAATTTTGCAACATTTATAGCAATAAAAAAATAA
- a CDS encoding YihY/virulence factor BrkB family protein translates to MNSFNSEESFLRKAINKLDSFFNDDTTYYAASLSFFTIFSILPILALFIAIISSFSEFDTYIDIFITYILNIINPTHSDEIIVALKNYISNSSNLGFLGIVYMLFVFIMFFKDYEYIVNKIHKAKRKSIQFSFLFYSLFLAILPIAFTASNILISFYNNTILQNIFSHIFAWIIFFTLFKLSVNRKIDNKAALISSFITLTVLSITKNLFVYYVIYNKTYTTIYGSLATLLFTFFWIYISWIIFLYGIKICHKLNVREQAKLINK, encoded by the coding sequence ATGAATAGTTTTAATAGTGAAGAGAGTTTTTTAAGAAAAGCTATAAATAAATTAGATTCATTTTTTAATGATGATACAACTTATTATGCTGCTTCTTTGAGTTTCTTTACTATTTTTTCTATTCTTCCAATTCTTGCTTTATTTATTGCAATTATCTCTTCTTTTTCAGAATTTGACACTTACATTGATATATTTATAACATATATTTTAAATATAATAAATCCTACACATTCAGATGAAATTATAGTTGCACTTAAAAACTATATTTCAAATTCCAGTAACTTAGGATTTTTAGGAATTGTTTATATGCTTTTTGTATTTATTATGTTTTTTAAAGATTATGAATACATAGTAAATAAAATACATAAAGCTAAAAGAAAATCTATTCAATTCTCTTTTCTTTTTTATTCTTTGTTTTTAGCAATTTTGCCTATTGCATTTACTGCATCTAATATTCTTATTTCATTTTATAATAATACAATTTTACAAAATATATTTTCACATATATTTGCTTGGATAATATTTTTTACACTTTTTAAATTAAGTGTAAATAGAAAAATAGATAATAAAGCAGCTTTAATTTCTTCTTTTATTACCCTAACAGTTCTATCAATAACAAAAAATCTATTTGTTTATTATGTAATCTATAACAAAACTTACACCACAATTTATGGCTCATTAGCAACTTTATTATTTACATTTTTTTGGATTTATATCTCTTGGATTATATTTTTATATGGAATAAAAATCTGTCATAAACTAAATGTGAGAGAACAAGCAAAGCTAATTAATAAATAA
- a CDS encoding DUF58 domain-containing protein, producing the protein MYDKAKEIIIKAKTNIFNTNLGNQLTSLKGDGLDFKEIKEYNYGDNIKNINWKATAKSNSLKVNVFDESRQLNIIVAFLINGSLEFGSVNMKQDIATEIIALLGFSSIYNHDLLFPIFFSNKSEIFYEPTYDETIMYKLIQDALEIKCIKKEVDYKKFCDYINNTMKQRSVIFVIGDFYGDVDLSEIAYTNDVYALIVRDRLEEYPLLNGEYELVNATNLKSSEFNITKNVAKKYKELLDLQDEQLKEHFLKHRITHGKIYTDDDIFLRLSQIIKG; encoded by the coding sequence ATGTATGATAAAGCAAAAGAGATAATAATAAAAGCCAAAACAAATATTTTTAATACAAATCTTGGAAATCAATTAACTTCTCTAAAAGGTGATGGTTTAGATTTTAAAGAGATTAAAGAGTACAACTATGGTGATAATATAAAAAATATCAACTGGAAAGCAACTGCTAAAAGTAATTCTCTAAAAGTAAATGTATTTGATGAAAGTAGACAGTTAAATATAATTGTTGCTTTTTTGATAAATGGAAGTTTAGAGTTTGGTTCTGTTAATATGAAACAAGATATTGCAACTGAAATTATCGCCCTACTTGGTTTTTCATCTATTTATAATCATGACTTACTTTTTCCTATTTTTTTTAGTAATAAAAGTGAAATATTTTATGAACCAACCTATGATGAGACAATTATGTATAAACTTATCCAAGATGCCTTAGAAATTAAGTGCATTAAAAAAGAAGTAGATTATAAAAAATTCTGTGATTATATAAATAATACAATGAAACAGCGTTCTGTTATTTTTGTAATTGGTGATTTTTATGGAGATGTGGATTTAAGTGAAATTGCTTATACAAATGATGTTTATGCATTAATAGTACGAGATAGATTAGAAGAGTATCCTTTATTAAATGGTGAATACGAACTTGTAAATGCCACAAATCTTAAAAGTAGTGAATTTAATATTACAAAAAATGTTGCAAAAAAATATAAAGAACTTTTAGATTTACAAGATGAACAACTAAAAGAGCATTTTCTTAAACACAGAATCACCCACGGAAAAATATACACAGACGATGATATTTTCCTTCGATTATCACAAATCATAAAAGGATAA
- a CDS encoding plasminogen-binding N-terminal domain-containing protein yields the protein MTKIFSKLLLVSASTCLLSNLAFAQDTTCYKNEVEKPSLIEDVALDGGICNGKLSLNDMKDNGWDVLDIKINSSKNKFNYTYYFTKGNNTKQNNSNVLLRTSITENPTTSNNEFSIKPIGTKITNIQDNKSTIDVGNLIIGQTGIVVHIFNNDKRLIVSNAKVISSSANSSVVEFFEFNDLEQNAIPTSNRVVANNDILILNYMYNSSLLIAPELDAFQSVRDSFKSNNFIHSDIFAAKLKVDNIPYPTKEDIQKFAIEQNLGTIFMVIENKVFVIDTKTFTILQSYAINYDNSAEVKMPFYTRVEEIEDTIFHWSFFDFFSGKKNLSYNDYYKMILGIN from the coding sequence ATGACAAAAATATTTAGTAAGCTTTTATTAGTTAGTGCGAGCACTTGTTTATTATCAAATCTAGCATTTGCTCAAGATACAACTTGTTATAAAAATGAGGTAGAAAAACCTTCTTTAATTGAAGATGTTGCACTTGATGGTGGTATTTGTAATGGGAAATTATCATTAAATGATATGAAAGATAATGGTTGGGATGTTTTGGATATTAAAATTAATTCTTCAAAAAATAAATTTAATTATACTTACTACTTTACAAAAGGTAATAATACAAAACAAAATAATAGTAATGTTTTATTAAGAACATCAATTACTGAAAATCCAACTACTTCAAATAATGAATTCTCAATTAAACCAATTGGCACAAAAATTACAAATATCCAAGATAATAAAAGTACTATTGATGTTGGAAATTTAATTATTGGACAAACTGGAATCGTTGTTCATATATTTAACAATGACAAAAGATTAATAGTTTCTAATGCAAAAGTAATAAGTTCAAGTGCAAATAGTTCAGTTGTTGAATTTTTTGAATTCAATGATTTAGAACAAAATGCAATTCCAACATCTAATAGAGTTGTAGCTAACAATGATATTTTAATTTTAAATTATATGTATAATTCATCTTTATTAATAGCACCTGAGTTAGATGCTTTCCAAAGTGTAAGAGATAGTTTTAAATCAAATAACTTTATCCACTCAGATATATTTGCTGCAAAATTAAAAGTAGATAATATTCCTTATCCTACAAAAGAAGATATTCAAAAATTTGCAATTGAGCAAAATCTTGGAACAATCTTTATGGTAATTGAAAATAAAGTTTTTGTTATTGATACGAAAACATTCACTATTTTACAAAGTTATGCAATTAATTATGATAACTCGGCTGAAGTAAAAATGCCATTTTATACAAGAGTTGAAGAAATTGAAGATACTATTTTCCATTGGTCATTTTTTGATTTCTTCTCAGGTAAAAAGAACTTAAGTTACAACGATTATTATAAAATGATTTTAGGAATTAACTAA